The sequence CACATCGACAACGCGCCCGGGCCGCTGGTGGGCCGCGTGCTGCTGAGCGACTTCACGGAGTGCAGCGTGACCTCTACGCCGTTGAGCGCCGCGGCGCAGGCCACGCCTGCAAACCTGATCCTCGCGGGCGCGCTCAAGGGTGCCATCCAGAACCCCGACGACGAGCACCTGGTGCGCCAGAAGGACATCACCGTCGACGGCTTCCCGGCGATCGAGTTCGAGATCTCCATCGAGAAGGGCCGGCGGCACACCTGGGGCCGCTTCGTGTTCGCCAACGGCTGGCTCGACCAGGCCCTCACCGTGGCCCCGCCCGAGGACGTGGGCGTGCGCCAGGTGCAGCGCTTCCTGGACTCGATGCACGTGGGCGCGAACCGGCCGCAGGCGTCGGCTCAGTAGGCCGCGACTTCCGAGACGCAGCCCGCGTCCGCGTCGTTGGCGGCCGCGCGCACCTTCACGCTGAGCGAAGTGGCCGCGACGGGCGGATCGAAGACCAACAGCTCGCTGCTCCCGTACGAGGGACCGAAGGTGAACTCGCCGGCGCCGAACAAGCGCGGATCGACGATGGGCTGGCCGGGTGCGACGTCGATCGGACCGCCGTCGTCGAGCTGGAGCTCCACACGGGTGGCCGCAGGCTCCTTCTTCGCGCGCGCTTCGCTCTCCAGACAGCCGGGCGCGAGCCGAATGAGCCGCACTTGCGCGTTCGCCGGCAGCTTGGCGACGACGGCCTGGTCAACGGGCAGCTTCTCCGACGTCGTCGGCTTGCCGTCCACGAGCGCGCGGTGGCCGGGCGCCTTGAGCGCGAGCGGCGGTAAGAAGTCGCGATAGCCCTCCTTGCCCGGCACGAGCTTGTCGCCCGAGAGCGTCCAGCGCTTCTCCGTGCCGCCGAGCTCCACCAGCCCTTCGCCGCCATCCGGCCGCGTGACCTTCACCCGCTTCACGCGCGAGAGCTCGAAGACGTCACCGCCGCCGTCGCTGGCGAAGCTGAAGCCCTCCGGACCGCCGAGCGCGAGCACCGGCGCGCCATCGGCCCCGTCGCGCAGGAAGCTCGCCTGCAGGAGCTGCTTCGGCCCGTGCCCGACGATGGTCAGCACCACGGGCTGCTCGTCGGGATCGTCGGCGCTCGCGGTGACGGCCAGCACTTCACCCGCGCTCCCGAGCGGGCGCAGCTCCACGTGCTCGAGCTGCCGCGCCATCGGCACGTTGAAGCGCGCGCGCTCCTCGAACACCGGCGCGCCCGCGTCGGGCACCTGCTTGCCGCGGCCGTAGAAGGCCACCGCGAGCTCGTCGCCCTTCCGCTCCACGCGCGCGAGCAGCGGCTCCTTGGCGAAGCCGTCGAGCCAACGCTCGTCGAGGGCGGTCACGTTCTCGCCGGCGCGCTTCTGGCCCAGCTCCGAATCAGCGAACGGACCGGCGTCGGGCTCCGCGGCGAGCGCGGCCAACAGAACGAGCGTGGCGATCATGGCGATAGAAACACGAAGCCCGCTCGAGCCGAATCGGCGCGAGCGGGCCCAAGTGCGGACGGACTGCTCAGTCCATCGGCTCGTCGTACATCGAGTCGAGCTGCTTCATGTACTTGGTGGTCACGACCTTGCGCTTCACCTTGAGGGTCGGCGTGAGGTCGCCGCTCTCGAGGGTGAGGTCCTGCTCGAGCACGCGGAACTTCTTGATGGTCTCGTACGAGGGCAGCGTGGCGTTGAGCGCGTCGAACGCCTTCTGGATCTCCTCCTGGACCTCGGGGCGCTTGCCCATCTCGGCGTAGCTCAGGCCGTTCACGCCCTTCTCGGCGAGCACCTTCTTGGCCACGTCCTCGTTGATGGTCACCAGCGCGCTCACGTACTTGCGACGGTCGCCGTGGATCATCACCTGGCTGATGATCTGCGCGGTCTTGAGGGCGTTCTCGAGGTTCTGCGGCGCGATGTACTTGCCGCCAGAGGTCTTGATGAGGTCCTTCTTGCGGTCGGTGATGCGGAGGTAGCCGTCCTTGTCGATCTCGCCGATGTCGCCGGTCATGAACCAGCCGTCCTCGGTGAAGGCGGCCTTCGTGGCCTCGGGGTTGTTGAAGTACTCCTTCATCACGCCCGGGCCCTTGATGAGGATCTCGCCGTCGCTGGCGATCTTCAGCTCCGAGCCAGGGAAGACGTTGCCCACCGTCCCGATGCGGTTCTTGCCCGGCAGGTTCACGGTGGTGCCGGCGGCAGTCTCGGTGAGGCCGTAGCCCTCGAGGATGGTGATGCCGGTCATCTCGAAGAAGTAGGCAATCTTCGAAGCGAGCGGCGCCGAGCCCGACACGCACAGGCGGATGTTGCCGCCCATGCGCTCACGCAGCGTCAGCGCCACCTTCTGGAACACCAGCTTCTTGCCGATGCTCAGGCCGAGCGAGCTGTAGTCCTGGCCGGTCTTGCGCGCCTGCGCGTAGGCGTCGAACTCCTTGAACGCCCAAGCGGCGATCTTGCCCTTGAGGCCCGGCGTCGCGAGCGCCTTCTGAATCACGCCCGAGTACACCTTCTCGAACACGCGCGGCACCGCAGGCAGCACCGTGGGCTTGCCCTCGGCGAGGAACTCGCTGAGCCGGTCCACGTTGTCGCAGAACACGGTCGTGTAGCCCAGGCCCAGCCACGAGGCGGCGATCACCTTGCCGAAGGAGTGCGCCATCGGCAGGAACAGGAGCACCTTCTCGTTGGGCTCCATCAAGTGCACGCTGGCCACGCACTGGGCCTCGTACACCCACGCGCGGTGCGTGAGCACCACGCCCTTGGGGTTGCCGGTGGTGCCCGAGGTGTAGATGAAGCAGGCGGCCTCTTCGGCCTTCACGCCGGCCGCGCGCTGGTCGTACGCGTTGGGGTTGGCGGCAGCGTACTTCTCGCCCTCGGCCTCGACGTCGGCCAGCACGCCCACGGTCTTGCCCGCGGGGAGCTTGTTCGCGTCGAAGACAATCACGTCCTTCAACGCGGGCAGCTTCTCCTGTGCGTTGAGGATGCGCGTCAGGCGGCCGTCGGCGCCCTTCTCGCCCACGTCGCCGTCGACGAAGATTGCGCGCGCGCCCGAGTCCGAGAGGATGAACTGGCACTCCTCGGCGGTGTTCGACGCGTAGATGGGCACGGTCACAGCGCCGGCCGCGTTGATCGCGAGATCAGCGAGGCACCACTCCATGCGCGTGGCCGCGAAGATGGCGACGCGGTCGCCCGCGTTCACGCCGCGGGCCATGAGGCCGTTGGTGATCTTGCGAACCCGCGCGGCCATCTCCGTCCAGGTGAAGTCCTTCCAGCCTTCGGCCGTCTTGTACTGGCCGGCGACCTTGGAGCCCGAGGCGGCCACGCGCTGGTGGAAGAGGTCCACCAGGTTCTTGGCGTCGAGGCTCGCGGCGGCGGACTGCTGCTGTGCGGCAATCATTTGAGCTCCTCCTGAACCTTCTTCTTCACCGGGTCGAGCCAGCTCTGTACGCGCTTGACCTCGGGCGGATCGAAACCGTCGCCGTTGGCGGCGAGCTGAGCGTCCACCTGGTCGATGTAGACCTTGGCCGCCTTGGCGTCGCCGTCGTTCACCAGGGTCTCGGCCAGCCAGAGCTTCGCCCGGATGGCCTTCGGCTCGGCGGCCAGCGCCTTCTTGAACTGGTCCTCGGCCTTGGAGTAGCTGCGCTTGGGCCACGGCAGGGAAAAGTAGTAACGCCCCTTGGCGATGAGCGGCGAGGCGGCCTGGAAGCCGGCGTCGAGCTTGATGGCCTTGTCGAGGTAGCCGTTGAAGATGCCCTCCATGCCCGCGCCCAGCGCCTTGAGGATGCCGATCTCGGTGGAGTAGTTGCCCGCGCCGTTGGCGGCGAAGTAGTTGCCCTCCACGCCCTCGGGCTTGGCGTTCACGGCCTTGGCGCCGAGGTCCCAGCACTGCTTGGCCTCGACCTTGCGCCGCTCCGACTGCTCCTTCGACAGGCCCTCGCCGATCCAGCAGTGCATGCGCGCCGCGCGCCAGAGCAGCCCGTAGTCGTTGGGCGAGGCCTTGAGCGCTTCGGAGAGCGCGGCGTCCATCTGCTTGATGGAGTCGGCGGAGTCGCGCGTGGTGTTGAGCTGATCGACCTTGGCGTAGACGGCCGACAGGTCACCGTCGGCGCGGGCAATCGCGGGTGTGACCGCGACCGCGAAGGTCAGCAGTCCGAGGACATTGCGGAGATTTTTCATGCGCGAAATGGGATAGCACGCGCTTGGAAAGCGTCGCAAGCGGCCGTTGGGGCCCAGGCAGCGAGAGGTCCACTCCTTGACTCAACCGCGGAGCTTCGCGGCGACCACGTCCGGCTCGTCGACGCTCACCATCAGCTGCTTGAGCTTCACCGGGAAGCCCATCACGCGCGCGCGCTGCGTGGGCGCAAGGTCGAGGGTGAGGATGCCGTCGCCCGAGCCATTCACGAGCCAGCGCCCGGCCCAGCCGTGCACACCGCGCGTGAGCGGGACGTGCGCACCCGGCGCGGCGTGGCGCACGGAGTCCTTCGGAAAGCGCGCCCGGAAGGCCCAGGCCATGCGCACCTCGATGGCGTCGTCGAGCACGTCCACGTACGAGTCGGCCGGCGCGAGGAACAGCATCGTCGAGAGCGCGCCGTACGTCGCTTCGAAACGAATGGGAAATCGCACGGCAACCTCCTCCGTCAGCGCGTGCCGTTCTTGTGCGGGTGCCCGCCGTCGTCGAGCTGGCGCACGGCCACGGGCGTGGTCACCGGCGGCGGCTGGCTGGTCGGCGGAGCGGGCGCCGTCGCACTCGCAGCTGCGGCC is a genomic window of Deltaproteobacteria bacterium containing:
- a CDS encoding long-chain fatty acid--CoA ligase, with the protein product MIAAQQQSAAASLDAKNLVDLFHQRVAASGSKVAGQYKTAEGWKDFTWTEMAARVRKITNGLMARGVNAGDRVAIFAATRMEWCLADLAINAAGAVTVPIYASNTAEECQFILSDSGARAIFVDGDVGEKGADGRLTRILNAQEKLPALKDVIVFDANKLPAGKTVGVLADVEAEGEKYAAANPNAYDQRAAGVKAEEAACFIYTSGTTGNPKGVVLTHRAWVYEAQCVASVHLMEPNEKVLLFLPMAHSFGKVIAASWLGLGYTTVFCDNVDRLSEFLAEGKPTVLPAVPRVFEKVYSGVIQKALATPGLKGKIAAWAFKEFDAYAQARKTGQDYSSLGLSIGKKLVFQKVALTLRERMGGNIRLCVSGSAPLASKIAYFFEMTGITILEGYGLTETAAGTTVNLPGKNRIGTVGNVFPGSELKIASDGEILIKGPGVMKEYFNNPEATKAAFTEDGWFMTGDIGEIDKDGYLRITDRKKDLIKTSGGKYIAPQNLENALKTAQIISQVMIHGDRRKYVSALVTINEDVAKKVLAEKGVNGLSYAEMGKRPEVQEEIQKAFDALNATLPSYETIKKFRVLEQDLTLESGDLTPTLKVKRKVVTTKYMKQLDSMYDEPMD